One genomic window of [Clostridium] scindens ATCC 35704 includes the following:
- a CDS encoding translation factor GTPase family protein, translating to MKKKIVLGILAHVDAGKTTLSEGMLYLSGSLRKLGRVDHGNAFLDTFELERERGITIFSKQVVFQAGDIEITLLDTPGHVDFSAEMERTLPVLDYALLLISGSDGIQGHTETLWRLLDRYKIPTFLFINKMDQEGTDRDSLMKQINARFGGECIDFGQEGAQQDFYEQVALCDEKTLEHYLADGHLETKAIARLIEERKVFPCYFGSALKLSRVEELLEGLATFTTAKKYPDEFGAKVYKIARDSQGSRLTYLKITGGRLKVKDVIGESKVDQIRIYSGNKHELAQEAEAGMVCAVTGLDTTYPGQGLGIEKASDMPVLEPVLTYRIVLPEDADVQASLRNFKLLEEEEPQLHIVWNERLGEIHAKLMGEVQIDVLKRLIWDRFGMAVQFDTGSIVYKETIGYPVEGVGHFEPLRHYAEVHLLLEPLEEGSGLVFASEVSVDQLDGNWQRLILTHLEEKEHLGVLTGSAITDMKITLIAGKAHQKHTEGGDFRQAVYRAVRQGLKKAQSILLEPYYTFRLEVPTENVGRAMADIQRMNGRFEPPVKEGDMSVLSGSAPVAAMRDYQTEVISYTRGRGRLFCMLKGYSPCANAKEVIEAIGYDSESDLDNPTGSVFCAHGAGYVARWDQVEELMHVDSGWKPQGEKQRQEAAVSAPHTAGQESRDFIGDEKELKEIFERTYGPIRRKSAPQRRKIAASPEGYHSGQSTGRKKKAEDEEAYLLVDGYNIIFAWEELKQLAEDNIMSARDRLMDILSDYQGFRKMTLILVFDAYKVEGNPGTIFKYHNIYVVYTKEAETADQYIEKTAHKIGRRHHVTVATSDALEQVIILGQGGHRISAQGLQNEILLAKQELREEHLEKTSKGKRYLFDGASDEMTEYVDRMRNEDTLE from the coding sequence ATGAAGAAAAAAATTGTTTTAGGTATTTTGGCCCATGTGGATGCAGGGAAGACCACGCTGTCGGAAGGAATGCTGTACCTTAGCGGCAGCCTGCGGAAACTTGGCAGGGTAGACCATGGAAATGCTTTTTTAGATACGTTTGAACTGGAAAGGGAGAGAGGGATTACCATCTTCTCCAAGCAGGTGGTATTTCAGGCGGGCGATATAGAGATAACGCTTCTGGACACCCCAGGGCATGTGGATTTTTCGGCGGAGATGGAACGCACGCTCCCGGTGCTGGACTATGCCCTCTTATTGATCAGCGGCTCGGACGGCATCCAGGGGCATACAGAGACGCTGTGGCGGCTCCTGGATAGGTATAAGATTCCAACCTTCCTATTTATCAATAAGATGGATCAGGAAGGGACAGACCGGGATAGCCTTATGAAACAGATTAACGCCAGGTTTGGCGGAGAGTGTATAGACTTTGGGCAGGAAGGGGCGCAGCAGGATTTTTACGAGCAGGTGGCGCTGTGCGATGAGAAGACGTTGGAACATTACCTGGCGGACGGACATCTTGAGACGAAGGCCATTGCCAGGCTGATCGAAGAGCGGAAAGTATTCCCCTGCTATTTTGGCTCTGCCCTGAAATTATCCAGGGTGGAAGAATTATTAGAAGGGCTTGCGACATTTACAACAGCAAAGAAATATCCGGACGAATTCGGGGCTAAGGTGTATAAGATTGCAAGGGACAGCCAGGGAAGCAGGCTGACGTATCTGAAGATCACGGGAGGAAGACTAAAGGTAAAGGATGTGATCGGGGAAAGCAAAGTCGATCAGATCCGCATCTATTCCGGGAATAAGCATGAACTGGCGCAGGAGGCAGAGGCGGGCATGGTGTGCGCGGTTACCGGGCTTGATACCACCTATCCCGGACAGGGACTGGGAATTGAGAAGGCATCGGATATGCCGGTGCTGGAGCCAGTATTGACGTATCGGATCGTATTGCCGGAAGATGCCGATGTACAGGCCAGCCTCAGGAATTTTAAGTTGCTGGAAGAAGAGGAGCCCCAGCTTCATATCGTCTGGAATGAAAGGCTGGGTGAGATTCATGCGAAACTGATGGGAGAAGTCCAGATAGACGTATTAAAAAGGCTGATCTGGGACCGCTTTGGGATGGCCGTGCAATTTGATACGGGCAGCATCGTCTACAAGGAAACCATAGGCTACCCGGTGGAAGGCGTAGGGCACTTCGAGCCGCTGCGCCATTATGCGGAAGTCCACCTTCTGTTGGAGCCGCTGGAAGAAGGAAGCGGACTTGTGTTTGCTTCCGAGGTCAGTGTTGACCAGCTGGACGGAAACTGGCAGAGGCTGATCTTAACCCATCTGGAGGAAAAGGAGCATCTGGGCGTGCTTACCGGATCGGCGATCACGGATATGAAGATAACGCTCATTGCAGGCAAGGCCCATCAGAAGCATACGGAAGGCGGGGATTTCAGGCAGGCGGTATACCGGGCTGTGCGCCAGGGGCTTAAGAAGGCGCAGAGCATCCTGCTGGAGCCCTACTATACGTTCCGCCTGGAAGTGCCTACGGAGAATGTGGGCCGGGCAATGGCGGATATCCAGAGAATGAACGGGCGTTTTGAGCCGCCTGTTAAGGAAGGAGATATGTCAGTGCTGTCCGGCAGCGCCCCCGTCGCTGCAATGCGGGACTATCAGACGGAAGTCATATCTTACACCAGGGGCAGAGGGAGGCTCTTTTGCATGCTGAAAGGATATTCCCCATGTGCCAATGCAAAAGAGGTGATCGAAGCGATCGGCTATGATTCGGAGAGCGACCTTGATAATCCTACAGGCTCTGTATTCTGTGCTCATGGGGCAGGATATGTGGCAAGGTGGGATCAGGTGGAAGAACTGATGCATGTGGACAGTGGCTGGAAGCCGCAGGGAGAAAAGCAAAGGCAAGAAGCTGCAGTGAGCGCGCCGCACACAGCCGGACAAGAATCCAGGGATTTCATAGGGGATGAGAAAGAACTAAAGGAGATATTCGAGCGCACGTATGGTCCCATCAGACGTAAGAGCGCGCCGCAGCGAAGGAAGATTGCAGCAAGCCCGGAAGGCTATCATTCCGGACAGAGTACAGGCAGAAAGAAAAAAGCAGAAGATGAGGAAGCATATCTGCTGGTAGACGGGTACAATATTATCTTTGCCTGGGAGGAACTAAAGCAACTGGCAGAAGACAATATCATGAGCGCCAGGGACAGGCTGATGGATATCTTAAGCGATTACCAGGGATTCCGGAAGATGACGCTGATTCTCGTATTTGATGCCTATAAGGTGGAGGGAAATCCTGGTACCATATTCAAGTACCATAATATCTATGTAGTGTACACGAAGGAAGCAGAGACGGCGGACCAGTATATTGAGAAGACGGCGCACAAGATCGGACGCAGGCACCATGTTACCGTTGCCACGTCAGATGCGCTGGAACAGGTGATCATATTGGGACAGGGCGGACACCGGATATCGGCACAAGGCCTGCAAAACGAGATCTTACTGGCAAAACAAGAACTGCGGGAAGAACATCTGGAAAAGACTTCAAAAGGAAAGCGTTATCTTTTTGATGGGGCATCGGATGAGATGACAGAATATGTGGACAGAATGCGTAACGAAGATACGCTGGAATGA
- a CDS encoding mechanosensitive ion channel family protein: protein MTTETTNEVAEVTQQTVKEVSRFAQYIQDNIPTLIGFGIRVLLALVFFFIGRILIKWIRKIVRRSIERSSADKGVEQFVDSVLKFALYFLLIFSIASKFGVDTTSVAALIASGGVAIGLALQGSLSNFAGGVLILLLKPFEVGDYIIEDSNGKEGTVKEIQIFYTKLSTIDNKTIVIPNGMLTNNSLTNATAKDERRLDLKLSISYSADLKKAKMLIENIIRQDESILKDDEIVVFVDDLADSAVVIGARAWVKNEEFWPTKWRLLETIKLTLDEHGVEIPYPQLTVHMPKGN from the coding sequence ATGACAACAGAGACGACCAACGAAGTTGCTGAAGTGACCCAGCAGACGGTGAAAGAAGTCAGCCGTTTTGCCCAATATATACAAGACAATATCCCAACGCTGATCGGCTTTGGAATCCGGGTTCTTCTGGCCCTGGTATTCTTCTTCATCGGCCGGATTCTGATCAAATGGATACGCAAGATCGTAAGGCGCTCCATCGAGAGATCCAGCGCGGATAAGGGCGTAGAGCAGTTTGTGGATTCCGTGTTAAAATTCGCATTATACTTTCTGCTCATATTCAGCATTGCGTCCAAGTTCGGCGTAGATACCACATCTGTGGCAGCGCTGATCGCATCCGGCGGCGTGGCTATCGGTCTTGCCCTCCAGGGAAGCCTGTCTAACTTTGCCGGCGGCGTGCTGATACTGCTTTTGAAGCCATTTGAAGTCGGAGATTACATCATTGAGGATTCCAATGGAAAAGAAGGAACCGTCAAGGAAATTCAGATATTCTATACAAAACTCAGCACCATCGACAATAAGACGATCGTGATACCCAACGGAATGCTGACCAACAACAGCCTTACCAATGCCACTGCAAAGGATGAAAGGCGGCTGGACCTTAAACTATCCATTTCCTACAGCGCAGACCTTAAAAAGGCGAAGATGCTGATTGAAAATATTATACGCCAGGACGAGAGCATCCTGAAAGATGATGAGATCGTGGTGTTCGTAGATGATCTGGCAGACAGCGCCGTCGTAATTGGCGCCAGGGCATGGGTGAAGAATGAGGAGTTCTGGCCCACCAAATGGCGGCTTTTGGAGACCATCAAGCTGACGCTTGACGAGCATGGCGTGGAGATACCATATCCGCAACTGACGGTCCATATGCCAAAAGGGAATTGA